A window from Henckelia pumila isolate YLH828 unplaced genomic scaffold, ASM3356847v2 CTG_466, whole genome shotgun sequence encodes these proteins:
- the LOC140872562 gene encoding F-box/kelch-repeat protein At3g23880-like encodes MESGRDSPDSSANHQSKKNKAPLEPQTPVNGGIPCLPEEIIVEILARLPVKSLLKFRCVSKSWLTLICSRQFIKSHLNNSRVGRNLSNYRIMFTICSPTFDLKHCPLSSLMQEPSTDACSIDYPKKHTQRAVWFVDSCNGLICLALNEKELFFWNPSTRKSKKLPPVNVNIKRGFYNIYGFGYNECDDDYKVVGIFCVFGNAGAYESMVKIYSSKTNSWKRMEDFKGGVPLDDSGKFASGKLHWSASSKLGLDFRWDIVSLDMKNEEYGIVEQPNYGEREFDSTLGVLGECLCVLCNYLCINADLWVLKEYGVKQSWTKVATVPYMDVPGKLLYSKPLFMLHNGELLLVFGMHFVVYNPRDNSVRIPEISNLEKFLEADIYFESLVSPFANGR; translated from the coding sequence ATGGAATCTGGGAGAGATTCGCCAGATTCTTCAGCCAATCATCAATCCAAGAAAAACAAAGCGCCCCTTGAGCCTCAAACACCCGTCAATGGAGGAATCCCCTGTCTTCCTGAAGAAATTATAGTGGAAATACTTGCAAGACTACCAGTCAAGTCGCTCTTGAAGTTCAGGTGTGTTTCTAAATCGTGGCTCACATTGATTTGTAGCCGACAATTCATCAAAAGCCACCTCAATAATTCTAGAGTGGGTAGGAATTTATCGAATTACAGAATCATGTTTACAATCTGTAGCCCCACTTTTGACCTCAAACACTGTCCATTGAGCTCCTTGATGCAAGAACCTTCGACTGATGCTTGTAGCATCGATTATCCAAAAAAGCATACGCAAAGAGCTGTTTGGTTTGTGGATTCCTGTAATGGTTTGATTTGCTTGGCtttaaatgaaaaagaattgTTCTTTTGGAACCCATCCACcagaaaatcaaaaaaattgccGCCTGTGAATGTCAATATCAAGCGAGGTTTCTACAATATATATGGCTTTGGTTATAACGAGTGTGATGACGATTACAAGGTTGTGGGAATTTTCTGTGTGTTTGGAAATGCGGGTGCATATGAGTCAATGGTTAAGATTTATAGTTCGAAGACCAATTCTTGGAAGAGGATGGAGGATTTCAAGGGTGGTGTTCCTTTAGATGATTCGGGCAAGTTTGCTAGTGGGAAGCTTCATTGGTCCGCCTCTAGTAAACTTGGTTTGGATTTCAGATGGGATATTGTCTCCCTTGATATGAAAAATGAGGAGTATGGGATAGTGGAGCAACCAAATTATGGTGAGAGAGAATTTGACTCAACTCTAGGGGTGCTGGGAGAATGCCTTTGTGTTCTTTGCAACTATCTATGTATCAATGCAGATTTGTGGGTCTTGAAAGAGTATGGTGTTAAGCAGTCTTGGACTAAAGTGGCTACGGTTCCTTACATGGATGTTCCTGGGAAATTGTTGTACTCGAAACCATTGTTCATGCTACACAATGGTGAACTTTTGTTGGTCTTCGGGATGCATTTTGTAGTGTACAATCCGAGAGATAATTCTGTCAGGATTCCTGAAATAAGTAATCTCGAGAAATTTCTGGAAGCGGATATCTATTTTGAGAGCCTTGTTTCACCTTTTGCAAATGGAAGATGA